In a genomic window of Thermosynechococcus sp. CL-1:
- the leuS gene encoding leucine--tRNA ligase, with the protein MDDRYDPQVIEAKWQQEWAARQIDRTDTDPQKPKFYALSMFPYPSGNLHMGHVRNYTITDVIARCRRMQGYRVLHPMGWDAFGLPAENAAIERGIHPRVWTQQNIAQMRQELQRLGLSYDWEREVATCHPDYYRWTQWLFLEFFEAGLAYQKEAAVNWDPVDQTVLANEQVDSEGRSWRSGALVERRLLKQWFLKITAYAEELLNDLEQLTGWPERVKLMQANWIGKSTGAYLEFPIVGSDEKIAVFTTRPDTVYGVTYVVLAPEHPLTPKVTTSRRRKTVEAFIASVQQQSELERTAGDRPKRGVATGGKALNPFTGEEIPIWIADYVLYEYGTGAVMGVPAHDERDFQFAKAHKLPIRQVIIPPDGKASARLKAAYTEPGRLINSGPFDGMDSTAAKAAITEYATTQGWGREQVQYRLRDWLISRQRYWGVPIPIIHCPQCGAVPVPRSELPVLLPEEVEFTGRGPSPLAKLTAWRDVPCPKCGTPAQRETDTMDTFIDSSWYYFRYADARNSEAPFDPAAIKDWLPVDQYVGGIEHAILHLLYSRFFTKVLRDRQLVHVSEPFQRLLTQGMVQGRTYKNPRTGKYIIPSRIADLSQPTDPDTGEALEVVYEKMSKSKYNGVAPGDVIQKYGADTARMFILFKAPPEKDLEWDDADVEGQFRFLNRVWRLVQTFKTKGGQLGQPLPASLTKTEKELRRAIHTAIKEISEDIEGDYQFNTAVAELMKLTNALSSADYYTSGVYSEGIQTLLTLLAPFAPHISEELWHQLGGTDSIHRQPWPKADPTALVADEITLVIQVMGKTRGAIQVPATASQVELEEAAKQSEIGQRYLAGKTIKKVIVVPGKLVNFVLTP; encoded by the coding sequence GTGGACGATCGCTACGACCCCCAAGTGATTGAGGCCAAGTGGCAACAGGAATGGGCTGCCCGCCAGATCGATCGCACCGATACCGATCCGCAAAAGCCGAAATTCTATGCCCTCTCAATGTTTCCCTACCCCTCTGGGAATCTGCACATGGGGCACGTTCGCAACTACACCATTACTGATGTCATTGCCCGCTGTCGGCGGATGCAGGGCTATCGCGTGCTTCACCCCATGGGGTGGGATGCCTTTGGCCTGCCGGCAGAAAATGCCGCCATTGAACGGGGGATTCATCCTCGCGTCTGGACACAGCAAAACATTGCCCAAATGCGCCAAGAACTCCAGCGCTTGGGTCTGTCCTACGACTGGGAACGGGAAGTGGCCACCTGTCACCCCGACTACTACCGCTGGACGCAATGGCTCTTCTTGGAATTCTTTGAGGCGGGCTTGGCCTATCAGAAGGAAGCGGCGGTGAACTGGGATCCCGTGGATCAAACAGTGTTGGCCAATGAACAGGTGGATAGCGAAGGGCGATCGTGGCGATCGGGCGCCTTAGTGGAACGGCGACTGCTTAAGCAATGGTTTCTGAAAATTACTGCCTATGCCGAGGAACTGCTGAATGACTTGGAACAACTGACCGGCTGGCCAGAGCGGGTGAAATTGATGCAGGCCAACTGGATCGGCAAGTCCACGGGTGCCTATCTGGAATTTCCAATTGTTGGCAGCGATGAGAAAATTGCTGTTTTTACCACCCGTCCCGATACGGTCTATGGGGTGACCTACGTGGTGCTGGCGCCCGAACATCCCCTGACACCGAAAGTGACCACTAGCCGCCGCCGCAAAACCGTCGAAGCCTTTATTGCCAGTGTCCAACAGCAAAGTGAACTCGAACGCACAGCGGGCGATCGCCCCAAGCGGGGTGTGGCCACCGGTGGCAAAGCTCTGAACCCCTTTACCGGTGAAGAAATCCCGATCTGGATTGCCGATTATGTCCTCTACGAATACGGTACCGGTGCTGTAATGGGCGTGCCTGCCCACGATGAGCGCGATTTTCAGTTTGCCAAGGCCCACAAGCTCCCCATTCGCCAAGTGATCATTCCCCCAGACGGCAAAGCCAGTGCCCGCCTCAAGGCTGCCTATACGGAGCCGGGGAGATTGATCAACAGTGGTCCATTTGATGGCATGGACTCCACCGCAGCTAAAGCAGCCATTACCGAATACGCAACCACCCAAGGCTGGGGACGGGAGCAAGTGCAGTATCGGCTGCGGGATTGGCTCATTTCCCGCCAACGCTATTGGGGTGTCCCCATTCCCATCATTCACTGTCCGCAGTGTGGAGCGGTGCCTGTGCCGCGCTCAGAATTACCCGTGCTGCTCCCCGAGGAAGTGGAGTTTACCGGTCGTGGCCCTTCTCCCTTGGCGAAACTTACTGCATGGCGGGATGTTCCCTGCCCGAAATGTGGTACCCCTGCCCAGCGGGAAACGGACACAATGGATACCTTTATTGACTCCTCTTGGTACTACTTCCGCTACGCCGATGCTCGCAACAGTGAAGCCCCCTTTGACCCAGCAGCCATTAAGGACTGGTTGCCGGTGGATCAGTACGTGGGGGGGATTGAGCACGCCATTCTCCATTTGCTCTACTCGCGCTTTTTCACCAAAGTTTTGCGCGATCGCCAGCTTGTCCATGTCAGTGAACCCTTCCAACGTCTGCTCACCCAAGGCATGGTTCAAGGACGCACCTACAAAAATCCGCGCACGGGCAAGTACATCATTCCTAGCCGCATCGCCGATCTCAGCCAACCCACTGACCCCGACACAGGGGAAGCCCTAGAGGTCGTCTATGAAAAAATGTCCAAATCCAAGTACAACGGCGTTGCCCCCGGTGATGTGATTCAGAAGTACGGGGCGGATACTGCCCGCATGTTCATCCTTTTCAAGGCGCCCCCCGAAAAAGACCTCGAGTGGGACGATGCCGATGTCGAAGGTCAGTTTCGCTTCCTCAACCGCGTCTGGCGCTTGGTGCAAACCTTCAAAACCAAGGGGGGTCAGCTGGGTCAACCCCTGCCTGCAAGCCTCACTAAAACTGAAAAAGAGCTGCGCCGTGCCATTCATACCGCAATTAAAGAAATTAGCGAGGACATTGAGGGCGACTATCAATTCAATACCGCGGTTGCCGAACTGATGAAACTCACCAATGCCCTCAGTAGCGCCGATTACTATACCTCTGGCGTGTATAGCGAGGGCATCCAAACATTGCTAACCCTGCTTGCTCCCTTTGCCCCCCACATCAGTGAAGAACTCTGGCACCAACTGGGCGGCACCGACTCCATCCACCGCCAGCCTTGGCCAAAAGCAGACCCCACTGCCCTTGTTGCCGATGAAATCACCCTTGTCATTCAGGTGATGGGCAAAACCCGTGGTGCGATTCAAGTCCCTGCCACGGCTAGTCAAGTGGAACTGGAGGAAGCCGCCAAGCAGTCGGAGATTGGCCAACGCTACCTTGCCGGTAAAACCATTAAAAAAGTCATTGTCGTGCCGGGCAAGTTGGTGAACTTTGTCCTAACTCCTTAA
- a CDS encoding O-antigen ligase has protein sequence MTAKHWGEQAAKQEGILLGLLTAAGYAFFTLLPDSHSLMVAWPWVLLWQAALGVPLLWFLQVLAYQRRVQPLGNGFDGVVLLLLLALAISGTWSAFPHQARWYGWALLGSIAVLYPLGAWLRTPERRWQIVRFQGYLTALVILVSLGLWLGTTIAPAILNSPQGFTPHLNPDTLELRNWAPFGHQNYVAGYLLLALPLVGLLAIEAETSGTRRFWMAVLLLGLVTLYTTFSRGGGLGLLAMVIPLGVGWVWHYRRQRRFWWGLLALVGLAVVALANDRLRRSLVALWQGGQGSELAYRWITSIVGWRMGAAHPLRGNGLGSVPLWYQHYRPGWAGREAEWIYQLHSTPVQLWAELGLWGIAVLLLGVGLLVYWAMRYRRWWSNLAQREQRLAIALYFALWGYGVLSLTDFQLDNVGIGGLFLIELTLLTTLIRTGQGQAPPQRLRVRWALSLVGVGLGIILVMVGWLTPIHRAWASSSEGFLALLETPPDWNRFTEKLFHAQELAPWEPYYPLQLGWNYGQRGMMADNPEARTNLLRKAMVNFEKGIELSPYLEFGYSNLAWLYWRDANFGAAAQTFAKAAQLVPAKRGNFLGLGLALIRKNQPQLATQALILEVLRHPIFITSPAWRVAPLAPFYQPVLTAVTERYRQLEQDIASDRPSGAYVRQVSTLLRWWQGELPRDTDPLAAWLQPLANPQEATLKAPATLQTFLKAWDDPNNRRDLLASIWSGSPEQLEQMVRSIAGQPTPLEWLRSAAPAVAITYTRAGFGVNSRHIDGPQPTDFFIAIDSLPMVTLFAPLWPDNTFLPELDQALEGDRQRLFAALNQRL, from the coding sequence ATGACGGCAAAACATTGGGGCGAACAGGCGGCTAAACAGGAGGGCATTCTGCTGGGGCTGCTAACGGCAGCTGGCTATGCCTTTTTTACCCTCTTACCCGATAGTCACAGTCTGATGGTGGCGTGGCCTTGGGTCTTACTCTGGCAAGCCGCGCTGGGGGTGCCTCTGCTTTGGTTTTTGCAGGTGTTGGCCTATCAACGGCGGGTGCAGCCCTTGGGAAATGGCTTTGATGGCGTGGTGCTGTTGCTGCTGTTGGCATTGGCGATTTCAGGGACGTGGAGTGCTTTTCCCCATCAGGCTCGCTGGTATGGCTGGGCACTCTTGGGAAGCATCGCTGTCCTTTATCCCCTCGGGGCTTGGTTGCGCACCCCAGAACGCCGCTGGCAAATTGTGCGCTTTCAAGGCTATCTCACTGCCCTCGTGATTCTTGTCAGTTTAGGCCTTTGGCTGGGCACGACGATCGCCCCCGCAATTTTGAATAGCCCTCAAGGATTCACCCCCCATTTGAATCCAGATACCCTAGAACTACGCAACTGGGCACCCTTTGGTCACCAAAACTACGTGGCGGGCTACCTGCTGCTGGCATTACCCTTGGTAGGACTGTTGGCCATAGAAGCAGAAACCAGTGGAACGCGCCGGTTTTGGATGGCGGTGCTGCTTTTGGGTCTAGTTACCCTCTATACAACATTTTCACGGGGGGGCGGCCTCGGCTTACTGGCAATGGTCATTCCCCTTGGCGTGGGTTGGGTTTGGCACTATCGCCGCCAGCGTCGCTTCTGGTGGGGCTTGTTGGCTTTGGTGGGCTTAGCGGTGGTCGCTTTGGCCAACGATCGCCTGCGCCGCAGCTTAGTGGCTCTCTGGCAGGGAGGACAAGGGAGCGAACTGGCCTACCGCTGGATTACCAGTATTGTTGGCTGGCGGATGGGGGCCGCACATCCTCTGAGGGGCAATGGCTTAGGCAGTGTGCCCCTGTGGTATCAGCACTATCGTCCGGGCTGGGCTGGCCGTGAAGCGGAGTGGATCTATCAACTCCACAGTACCCCCGTACAACTCTGGGCCGAACTTGGGCTTTGGGGCATTGCCGTATTGCTCTTGGGGGTGGGGCTACTGGTCTATTGGGCAATGCGCTACCGGCGCTGGTGGTCGAACTTAGCACAGCGGGAACAACGGCTGGCGATCGCCCTCTACTTTGCGCTTTGGGGCTACGGCGTGCTCAGTCTTACGGATTTTCAACTGGACAATGTCGGCATTGGTGGCCTCTTCCTAATTGAACTCACCCTCTTAACAACCCTGATTCGCACAGGCCAAGGGCAAGCTCCTCCTCAACGGTTGCGGGTACGCTGGGCACTCTCGCTGGTGGGCGTGGGTTTAGGAATCATCCTAGTGATGGTGGGTTGGCTGACACCGATTCACCGTGCTTGGGCAAGTAGCAGCGAAGGTTTTCTAGCCCTCTTGGAAACCCCTCCCGACTGGAATCGCTTTACTGAGAAGCTCTTCCATGCTCAGGAACTCGCCCCTTGGGAACCCTACTATCCACTGCAACTGGGGTGGAACTATGGCCAGCGGGGCATGATGGCAGACAATCCCGAAGCACGAACCAACCTCTTGCGCAAAGCGATGGTTAACTTTGAGAAGGGAATTGAGCTGTCTCCCTACCTAGAGTTTGGCTACAGCAACTTGGCGTGGCTCTACTGGCGAGATGCTAATTTTGGCGCAGCAGCACAGACATTTGCCAAAGCGGCTCAACTTGTACCGGCTAAACGGGGCAATTTTCTGGGTCTCGGCTTAGCCCTCATTCGTAAGAATCAACCGCAACTCGCCACCCAAGCCCTGATCCTTGAGGTGCTGCGCCATCCCATCTTCATCACCAGTCCGGCTTGGCGGGTTGCTCCCCTCGCACCCTTTTATCAACCAGTTCTGACGGCGGTCACGGAGCGTTATCGTCAGCTTGAGCAGGACATTGCCAGCGATCGCCCCTCAGGCGCCTATGTGCGTCAAGTGTCAACCCTCCTCCGCTGGTGGCAAGGGGAACTCCCTCGGGACACCGACCCCCTAGCTGCATGGCTACAACCCTTGGCCAACCCCCAAGAGGCAACATTGAAGGCTCCTGCAACGCTGCAAACCTTTCTCAAGGCATGGGATGACCCTAACAACCGCCGTGACCTCTTGGCCTCCATTTGGTCGGGTAGCCCGGAGCAACTGGAACAGATGGTGCGCTCCATAGCTGGTCAGCCAACACCCCTTGAGTGGTTGCGTTCTGCGGCGCCTGCCGTGGCGATTACCTATACCCGTGCCGGTTTTGGCGTCAATAGCCGCCACATTGATGGCCCCCAACCTACGGACTTTTTCATTGCCATTGACAGTCTGCCAATGGTGACTTTATTCGCGCCGCTGTGGCCAGACAACACCTTTTTGCCAGAACTAGATCAGGCCCTAGAGGGCGATCGCCAGCGTCTTTTTGCTGCTCTTAACCAAAGGCTCTAA
- a CDS encoding D-alanyl-D-alanine carboxypeptidase, with protein sequence MLDLLAALAWYWGQPRFEALKAVIFPYEAALHQYRDRYLQTLAQEGFSPNQQGIWVQSAHQLLVNHQGDRPLAAASVTKVATSLAALDKYPFDYQFLTRIGTTGTLQNGVLRGDLVLIGGNDPLFIWEEAIAIGNALNRLGIRQVQGNLVIVPPFMMNFYPEPQTAAALFKLALDHRRWTPEIQTAYEQHFKGQPRPQVTMTGETRFQSTIPASVTLRLEHRSLPLGEIVRQMNIYSNNEIAETLAEMAGGAATVAQVAARKANVPPSEIQLINGSGLGEKNRISPRAACGMLLALQEMLAQKNHSLADVLPMAGRDRGTLEYRQLPAATLVKTGSLWNVSALVGVLPTAKYGTVCFALLNGGDNLEGFRQIQDRYVQHLSQTLQATQRLGAEFHRQAPAPRFGDPQRIQLLKAQ encoded by the coding sequence ATGTTGGATCTGTTGGCAGCATTGGCATGGTACTGGGGACAACCGCGCTTTGAGGCGTTAAAAGCAGTGATATTTCCCTATGAGGCTGCGCTGCATCAGTATCGCGATCGCTACCTGCAAACATTGGCACAGGAGGGTTTTTCTCCCAATCAACAGGGCATCTGGGTTCAAAGTGCCCACCAGTTATTGGTCAACCACCAGGGCGATCGCCCCCTTGCCGCTGCCTCTGTTACCAAAGTGGCAACCAGTCTGGCGGCTCTAGATAAATACCCCTTTGACTATCAGTTTCTGACTCGCATCGGCACCACAGGCACGCTGCAAAATGGTGTTCTCAGGGGGGACTTGGTCTTGATTGGCGGCAATGATCCCCTCTTTATCTGGGAGGAGGCGATCGCTATCGGTAATGCCCTCAATCGCTTGGGCATTCGCCAAGTACAGGGGAATCTAGTCATCGTTCCCCCTTTTATGATGAACTTTTACCCTGAACCCCAGACCGCCGCAGCGCTCTTCAAACTCGCCCTAGATCACCGCCGCTGGACGCCTGAAATTCAAACGGCCTATGAACAGCACTTCAAGGGACAACCCCGCCCCCAAGTCACGATGACGGGTGAAACACGCTTCCAAAGCACGATCCCTGCGAGTGTTACCCTGCGCCTCGAGCATCGCTCACTCCCCTTGGGGGAAATTGTGCGGCAAATGAATATCTACAGTAATAATGAGATTGCGGAAACCCTAGCAGAAATGGCAGGGGGTGCTGCAACCGTAGCTCAAGTGGCCGCCCGTAAAGCCAATGTACCCCCCAGTGAAATTCAACTGATCAACGGCTCAGGTCTGGGGGAGAAGAATCGCATTTCTCCCCGGGCGGCGTGTGGGATGCTTTTGGCGCTTCAGGAGATGCTCGCTCAGAAAAACCACAGTTTGGCGGATGTGCTACCCATGGCGGGGCGCGATCGCGGTACGTTAGAGTATCGTCAACTACCGGCGGCAACCCTAGTAAAAACGGGGTCTCTTTGGAATGTGAGTGCGTTGGTTGGCGTCTTACCCACAGCAAAATACGGCACCGTCTGCTTTGCGCTTCTCAATGGCGGAGACAACCTAGAAGGGTTTCGGCAGATACAGGATCGCTATGTGCAGCACTTGAGTCAAACGCTACAAGCGACCCAAAGACTGGGTGCTGAATTTCACCGCCAAGCCCCTGCTCCGCGGTTTGGCGACCCCCAACGCATTCAGCTCCTGAAGGCGCAATAA
- a CDS encoding response regulator transcription factor — translation MEHILLLEDETELADPLGHILRQEGYHVDVAYDGETAQAYWQTQRPYHLLILDWMVPPPTGLELCQRLRQAGDETPVLFLTARDTVDDRVRGLDAGADDYLVKPFELRELLARVRALLRRRHTMGCAAPILCWQDLRLDVEGRLLYRGQQCICLSEKETALLALFLKHPTELLSHELIASQLWPDQPCVNRNLLAAQIRLLRRKIEHADEPSLIQTVYGQGYRLRPVAAPAS, via the coding sequence GTGGAGCACATTCTGCTGCTAGAGGATGAAACGGAGCTAGCCGATCCCTTGGGTCACATCCTGCGCCAAGAGGGCTACCACGTTGACGTGGCCTACGATGGTGAAACGGCTCAAGCCTACTGGCAAACGCAGCGCCCCTACCACCTCTTAATTTTGGATTGGATGGTGCCACCGCCTACGGGGCTAGAACTTTGTCAACGATTGCGCCAAGCTGGTGATGAGACTCCCGTTCTCTTTCTCACTGCTCGAGACACGGTGGATGACAGGGTGCGGGGTCTGGATGCCGGTGCTGATGATTACTTGGTTAAACCTTTTGAACTGCGGGAATTGCTGGCACGGGTACGAGCACTGCTGCGGCGGCGACATACCATGGGGTGTGCAGCCCCGATTCTTTGCTGGCAAGATTTGCGTTTAGATGTCGAAGGTCGTCTGCTCTACCGGGGGCAACAGTGCATCTGTCTCTCGGAAAAGGAAACGGCACTTTTGGCGCTCTTCCTCAAGCACCCGACGGAACTCCTCAGCCATGAATTGATTGCCAGTCAACTGTGGCCGGATCAGCCCTGCGTCAATCGCAACCTATTGGCTGCCCAGATTCGGCTGCTACGCCGCAAAATTGAGCATGCCGACGAACCCTCTCTAATTCAAACGGTCTATGGTCAAGGCTATCGGCTACGCCCCGTTGCGGCACCGGCAAGCTAA
- a CDS encoding molecular chaperone, with the protein MSTAQTAQYRLSALKIELAPQEPFTVLAIANTGNVPLDFKVRVQQWQQRATGEDELHLLPANSLELVAFPNLLHLPVGGRAEIRIGHRLPAADVERTYRLLVAEIPPAPQGIGSETRLVTVHSLPVFIKPAVIRRQGQLLNAQVQQGTLQMTVSNRGNVHIEADQITIRGLAENGQQLFELRPQREYVLAGVTRPLMPMPLPQDQCAAVRSLQIVLDIAANPPTTQIERPTGVCR; encoded by the coding sequence ATGTCCACAGCGCAGACGGCTCAATATCGCTTGAGTGCGCTGAAGATTGAACTGGCACCCCAAGAACCTTTTACGGTACTGGCGATCGCTAATACGGGCAATGTCCCCCTCGACTTTAAGGTGCGGGTGCAGCAGTGGCAACAGCGGGCAACGGGGGAAGATGAACTCCATCTCTTACCTGCAAATAGCCTAGAGCTAGTCGCCTTTCCCAACCTCCTGCATCTGCCCGTGGGCGGACGGGCTGAAATTCGCATTGGCCATCGCTTGCCGGCTGCTGATGTCGAGCGGACATATCGGCTTTTAGTTGCAGAAATTCCTCCAGCCCCTCAAGGAATCGGCTCAGAAACGCGCCTCGTAACGGTGCATAGCCTACCCGTATTTATCAAACCAGCGGTCATTCGGCGGCAGGGGCAACTCCTCAATGCCCAAGTGCAGCAGGGAACCCTGCAAATGACTGTCAGTAATCGGGGCAATGTGCATATCGAGGCGGATCAAATCACAATCAGAGGCTTGGCGGAGAATGGTCAACAGCTCTTTGAGCTGCGCCCGCAACGGGAATATGTTCTTGCAGGGGTGACGCGGCCCTTAATGCCCATGCCTTTGCCCCAAGACCAGTGTGCAGCCGTGCGAAGCCTACAGATTGTCTTGGACATTGCTGCCAATCCCCCCACCACCCAAATTGAGCGACCCACGGGGGTTTGCCGTTAG
- a CDS encoding helicase HerA domain-containing protein, which yields MTAQQLGIVVQGSLSQGLEVRLCGNVSVEELRVGQFLVIQGQRSRFFCLLTDVVLGTANPRILLNPPALEDTFLQEVLAGSGTFATLSVAPMLMILNDEQELRPVKTIPAHFSPVYEASERDFRAVFGWEDDPQRRNFAIGTPLDMQVPICLDLDRFVERSNGVFGKSGTGKSFLTRLLLSGIIRKQAAVNLIFDMHSEYGWEATREGKQLSTVKGLRQLFPRQVKIYTLDPESTQRRGVRDAQELYIGFDQIEVEDLALVQAELNLSEASLENAIILRNEFGKGWISRLLVMTNQEIQEFCETKMGSKASIMALQRKLTRLEQLKYLRNTCTKNYIGQILDTLAAGQHVVIEFGSQANMLSYMLATNIIARRIHQAYVQQSEIFLQTKNPSDRPRQLVITIEEAHRFLDPATVKQTIFGTIAREMRKYFVTLLVVDQRPSGIDSEIMSQIGTRITALLNDEKDIEAIFTGVAGSQQLRSVLAKLDSKQQALVLGHAVPMPVVIQTRSYDETFYAEIGDRDWEELPTPMLLEAAQAAKSDLGI from the coding sequence ATGACAGCACAACAACTGGGAATTGTTGTCCAAGGCTCCCTCAGTCAGGGCTTAGAGGTACGACTGTGTGGCAACGTCTCTGTAGAAGAACTGCGGGTCGGCCAATTTTTAGTGATCCAAGGCCAGCGATCGCGCTTCTTTTGTCTGCTGACGGATGTCGTGCTTGGTACGGCCAATCCCCGCATTCTGCTCAATCCCCCCGCCCTTGAGGATACCTTTTTGCAGGAGGTCTTAGCCGGCAGCGGCACCTTTGCCACGCTCAGTGTGGCTCCCATGTTGATGATCCTGAATGATGAACAGGAATTGCGACCCGTGAAAACTATCCCTGCCCATTTTAGTCCTGTCTATGAAGCCAGTGAGCGGGACTTTCGCGCCGTGTTTGGCTGGGAGGACGATCCGCAGCGGCGTAACTTTGCCATTGGCACTCCCTTAGATATGCAGGTGCCCATTTGCTTGGATTTGGATCGTTTTGTCGAGCGCAGCAATGGCGTATTTGGCAAGTCGGGTACTGGCAAGTCCTTTTTAACGCGGCTGTTGCTGTCGGGAATTATTCGCAAACAGGCGGCGGTGAACTTGATTTTTGATATGCACTCGGAGTATGGTTGGGAAGCCACCCGTGAAGGCAAGCAACTGAGTACCGTTAAGGGATTGCGGCAACTGTTTCCCCGCCAAGTCAAGATCTATACCCTTGACCCTGAATCCACCCAACGGCGAGGGGTGCGCGATGCCCAAGAACTCTACATTGGCTTTGATCAAATTGAGGTGGAGGACTTGGCCTTGGTGCAAGCGGAACTGAACCTCTCGGAGGCCAGCCTTGAAAATGCAATTATTCTGCGCAATGAGTTTGGCAAGGGTTGGATTAGTCGCCTCTTGGTGATGACCAATCAGGAGATTCAGGAGTTTTGCGAAACGAAAATGGGCAGCAAAGCCTCGATCATGGCGCTGCAACGCAAACTGACACGGCTAGAGCAACTGAAGTACCTGCGCAACACCTGTACCAAGAACTACATTGGTCAGATTTTGGACACTCTTGCGGCGGGTCAACATGTGGTGATTGAGTTTGGCTCCCAAGCCAATATGCTCTCCTATATGCTGGCGACGAATATTATTGCCCGCCGCATCCACCAAGCCTATGTGCAGCAGTCGGAGATTTTTTTGCAAACCAAAAATCCCAGCGATCGCCCGCGTCAACTGGTAATCACGATTGAGGAGGCTCACCGCTTCTTGGATCCGGCCACGGTGAAGCAAACGATTTTTGGGACGATCGCCCGCGAAATGCGCAAGTACTTTGTCACGCTCCTCGTTGTTGATCAACGGCCTTCGGGCATTGATAGCGAGATCATGTCGCAAATTGGCACCCGCATCACCGCACTCCTTAACGATGAAAAGGACATTGAGGCCATTTTCACGGGGGTGGCGGGTTCGCAGCAGTTGCGATCGGTGTTGGCCAAGCTGGATTCTAAACAACAGGCGCTTGTGCTGGGTCATGCGGTGCCGATGCCTGTGGTGATCCAAACCCGCAGCTATGACGAAACCTTCTATGCCGAGATCGGCGATCGCGATTGGGAGGAACTCCCTACACCCATGTTATTGGAGGCGGCTCAAGCGGCGAAGTCAGATCTGGGGATCTAG
- a CDS encoding ferredoxin family protein yields the protein MAHTIVTNTCEGVADCVEACPVACIHPGPGKNAKGTDWFWIDFATCIDCGICLQVCPVEGAIVPEERPDLQLTPTTP from the coding sequence GTGGCGCACACCATTGTCACCAATACCTGCGAAGGGGTTGCCGATTGCGTTGAGGCGTGTCCGGTGGCCTGTATTCATCCGGGACCGGGGAAAAATGCCAAGGGCACCGATTGGTTCTGGATTGATTTTGCCACCTGTATTGACTGTGGCATTTGTTTGCAAGTGTGTCCTGTGGAGGGGGCAATTGTGCCTGAAGAACGCCCTGATCTGCAATTAACCCCCACCACCCCATGA
- a CDS encoding DUF2839 domain-containing protein: MGEAKRRKETLGESYGQEKGGWLRKEQLLLIQKWVTRGTWVGIGLLVVIWLTVRFIGPSLGWWELTVN, from the coding sequence ATGGGTGAGGCAAAACGGCGCAAGGAAACCCTTGGTGAGAGCTACGGTCAAGAAAAGGGGGGCTGGCTCCGGAAGGAGCAACTGCTGCTAATCCAGAAGTGGGTAACGCGGGGTACCTGGGTAGGGATTGGCCTGCTGGTAGTCATTTGGCTCACGGTTCGCTTTATTGGCCCCAGTTTGGGATGGTGGGAATTGACAGTGAATTAG